The sequence GATGCTTGTGATACCGCGAATTTCACTATTCATGACACGGTTACGACAATCTGGTGTGTTGAGGGAACTGTTTCTGTCGGCGGAGAATCTGATCTTTCTGGATCGATTGTTATTGTTGGTGCATATCACGACTCAACGGACGCCTCTGGCTACTATCATGTTTGCGCGCCGGAGAATTCATATATACTGTATGTTCTCAGCTTCGATGGTCGAAATGACTCTCTCGATATAGACCTCGACAGTGACCAGACACATAATTTCAGCTTCCCGGCTATAATAGGCAGCATTTCGGGAACGGTGTTTCTAGATGGAGCCTCTGATCATTCCGGAACGGTAGTTGCCGAGCTCGTCTCCGGTTTTACAACTACCACGGATGTTGCTGGTGATTATATGCTGGATGATTGCGAAATCGGAACTGTAAGAGTAAGTGCTTCCCACTCAGGTTATGAAACAAAGGTCGATACCTTTGATCTAACGAGTGACACAACCGGTATCGATTTCCTTCTTTTCCCGGTAACAATGGACTACGATATTACCGGAACGATAACACTAGAGGGCATGACAATCCATAGTGCGACAAATGTTAACCTCAGCGATGGCCTCTCCTACGATGAGGACCGCACCACCAATGGCGCGGGTTATTTCGCGTTCAACGATGTTCCAGAGGGTGGATACACTCTCACTGCCACACACACGGATTTCGAGAGTTGGGATACTACAATTACTGTGAATTCTGATCTCGATATTAACAGGGAACTCGCGGAAGCACCTTCGGTTTATTACAATCCTCCCAGTAACCTTCAATCGACGACAAGGCCTTGCTGGCCGGGCGCTTTCAATCTGATAACCTGGGATCCGCCAATGATGGCCGACACAGTTAAGCTCGCTCATTGTAGCGCTCGCGGTTATGGTGACACACGCTGGGGCGGCTTCTCTATGTATTACGGCTACGGCTGGGCTGGTGGCGGTTATGCTATGCCCTTTGTCGCGCCTCGTTCCGGCATGACCTTATCCAAAATCCGCATGGCGATGCATCCATCTTCTTATGGCGTTAATTCACTCATCGGGATATGGGAGGAAGACCCTGATTCCGGTGGTCCTGGCGATATTATCTGGAGTTCGACAGTTGCGTTGAACGACACATCCGATGGTTGGGTTTACATAGATGTGCCCGCTGGAATCTTAGTAGGAACTGATTTGTTCTTTGTTGGCTGGAATGATCCCACCGACACGGATGTTCTTTATGTCATGTATGATTATACCTCACCGGATACGCTAGCGTGGGTTCATAACGCTTATGACAGCTCCTGGAGCTGGGAAGGCGATAATGTGAACATGGCCGATGGTGACTTTGCTGTCGAGTGCTATGTTAGTGGTGGTGCGCGTTCGCACGGTGAACTCAGCAATATGGAAATGATTGAAGCGCTTCAAAGCAGTAAAGTAAGCCATCCGGACAGAGCTAAAGCGCTTGCGGATTTCCATCCTAAGTCGCTCGATGGTCCGAATGTCGATCTTTTTTCGGTTACTTCAGTAACACCTAGATTGAGACCCTCGGAGCTTCCGAACGAATACCTTCTTTACCGTCACACTTCTCCGTTCACCGACACAACCGTTGCCGAATTTGTAACTTCCCTACCGGATACCTCACCGTATTATCTAGATATGGACGATATCGATGATGTTACCTATTATTATGGCATAGTTGCAGTTTATCCTACAGGAGTGAGTGAAGTTTCGGTGCTTGGCAAGGGTTACAATCGCAACCCACCGGCGGGAACGAATGTGCTTCTTATCGACTGGTGCGGCGGCCCGCAGCTCGATACGCTCGGTTGGGAATG comes from bacterium and encodes:
- a CDS encoding T9SS type A sorting domain-containing protein encodes the protein MRNKALLFAALAIALAITAFGQEWEIPFQVYTNPDSARVLVAKTSIYGSELYDSTVVVGVDSFTIDKAAPPAPPSGLSVFFPLDDPTYFFIDRLMIDGRSSAIDTLIWTIQWGGATAMDIVTVEWDPAGIPADAELLIDTTFLTSTVDWSSAQNMSLVSSVMGNGMLNKVQMRFTRVVPDVDTLPPYFTNWNPADGAIDVPETTTTLSVDIIDAMSPIDESSITLDVAGFSVPSMFLDISDISGGKRVTASTGGMISLPPGSTIVCIACAADSIGNDACDTANFTIHDTVTTIWCVEGTVSVGGESDLSGSIVIVGAYHDSTDASGYYHVCAPENSYILYVLSFDGRNDSLDIDLDSDQTHNFSFPAIIGSISGTVFLDGASDHSGTVVAELVSGFTTTTDVAGDYMLDDCEIGTVRVSASHSGYETKVDTFDLTSDTTGIDFLLFPVTMDYDITGTITLEGMTIHSATNVNLSDGLSYDEDRTTNGAGYFAFNDVPEGGYTLTATHTDFESWDTTITVNSDLDINRELAEAPSVYYNPPSNLQSTTRPCWPGAFNLITWDPPMMADTVKLAHCSARGYGDTRWGGFSMYYGYGWAGGGYAMPFVAPRSGMTLSKIRMAMHPSSYGVNSLIGIWEEDPDSGGPGDIIWSSTVALNDTSDGWVYIDVPAGILVGTDLFFVGWNDPTDTDVLYVMYDYTSPDTLAWVHNAYDSSWSWEGDNVNMADGDFAVECYVSGGARSHGELSNMEMIEALQSSKVSHPDRAKALADFHPKSLDGPNVDLFSVTSVTPRLRPSELPNEYLLYRHTSPFTDTTVAEFVTSLPDTSPYYLDMDDIDDVTYYYGIVAVYPTGVSEVSVLGKGYNRNPPAGTNVLLIDWCGGPQLDTLGWEWDSSDSLVALLGNAGFTGDSLLITGEQERLYGYFFTEDDTTLYDLIVITWSPLSSSGWLGPRMRGPEWRKLDDYLRCGGNLFIEGADAMEMLSGDGYATNQYDSLYSQFGVSFLDGGSASLDTGNVRQLTGNPTLFSLADTVDYSLATISDFGLDEFEHQMGSGATTVLWSQLISPIPHATNGRGVWMNAASYKTYVQSPYFGAVIDIPTVGSNEILFDELLDGFGVNPAVPEKKASLPGEMTLYANVPNPFNATTEVFFNVTRTGEFDLSIFDMMGKKVTDLATGVMPAGMHRVIWDGRDAIGNDAESGIYFYRLKGDAGEITKRMILLK